A part of Primulina eburnea isolate SZY01 chromosome 10, ASM2296580v1, whole genome shotgun sequence genomic DNA contains:
- the LOC140803992 gene encoding transcription initiation factor IIB isoform X1 — protein MADAYCPDCKRATEVVFDHSAGDTVCSECGLVLEAHSIDETFEWRTFANESGDNDPVRVGGPTNPLLTDGGLSTVISKPNGSAGEYLSSSVSRWQNRGSNPDRSLIQAFKTIAIMADRLGLVATIKDRANEIYKKVEDQKPLRGRNQDAILAACLYIACRQEDKPRTVKEICSVANGATKKEIGRAKEFIVKQLEVEMGQSMEMGTIHAGDFLRRFCSHLGMTNQAVKAAQEAVQKSEELDVRRSPISIAAAVIYIITQLSDDKKLLKDISLATGVAEGTIRNSYKDLYSYAARIVPSWFAKEEDFRQLCNP, from the exons ATGGCGGATGCGTACTGCCCGGACTGCAAGAGAGCGACCGAGGTGGTGTTCGATCACTCTGCGGGGGATACGGTGTGTTCCGAGTGTGGGCTGGTGTTGGAGGCGCATTCCATCGACGAGACTTTTGAATGGCGTACTTTTGCTAATGAGAGCGGGGACAACGACCCGGTTAGGGTGGGAGGCCCGACAAACCCGTTGCTGACGGATGGTGGGTTGTCCACCGTGATCTCCAAGCCCAACGGATCAGCGGGGGAATACTTGTCTTCTTCTGTGAGTCGGTGGCAGAACCGTGGATCGAACCCGGATAGGTCGCTCATCCAGGCGTTCAAAACCATTGCTATAATGGCTGACAG GCTGGGTCTTGTTGCTACCATAAAG GATCGAGCAAATGAGATATATAAAAAGGTAGAAGATCAAAAGCCTCTTCGTGGGCGAAATCAAGATGCTATTTTAGCTGCTTGCCTTTACATTGCTTGTCGACAAGAGGATAAGCCACGGACCGTCAAAG AAATTTGCTCTGTTGCCAATGGGGCCaccaagaaggagattgggcgAGCAAAAGAGTTCATTGTGAAACAGCTAGAGGTAGAAATGGGGCAGTCTATGGAGATGGGAACAATTCACGCTGGCGATTTTTTG AGACGATTTTGTTCCCATCTGGGCATGACTAATCAAGCTGTGAAAGCGGCTCAAGAAGCCGTACAAAAATCGGAAGAGCTGGATGTAAG GAGAAGCCCCATATCCATCGCAGCTGCAGTAATATACATAATAACCCAGCTTTCAGATGACAAGAAACTTCTCAAag ATATTTCACTTGCCACTGGAGTTGCTGAAGGCACGATTCGGAATTCATACAAGGATCTCTATTCATACGCAGCGAGGATTGTACCCAGTTGGTTTGCTAAGGAAGAAGATTTTCGACAACTCTGCAACCCATGA
- the LOC140803992 gene encoding transcription initiation factor IIB isoform X2, with amino-acid sequence MADAYCPDCKRATEVVFDHSAGDTVCSECGLVLEAHSIDETFEWRTFANESGDNDPVRVGGPTNPLLTDGGLSTVISKPNGSAGEYLSSSVSRWQNRGSNPDRSLIQAFKTIAIMADRLGLVATIKDRANEIYKKVEDQKPLRGRNQDAILAACLYIACRQEDKPRTVKEICSVANGATKKEIGRAKEFIVKQLEVEMGQSMEMGTIHAGDFLRRFCSHLGMTNQAVKAAQEAVQKSEELDEKPHIHRSCSNIHNNPAFR; translated from the exons ATGGCGGATGCGTACTGCCCGGACTGCAAGAGAGCGACCGAGGTGGTGTTCGATCACTCTGCGGGGGATACGGTGTGTTCCGAGTGTGGGCTGGTGTTGGAGGCGCATTCCATCGACGAGACTTTTGAATGGCGTACTTTTGCTAATGAGAGCGGGGACAACGACCCGGTTAGGGTGGGAGGCCCGACAAACCCGTTGCTGACGGATGGTGGGTTGTCCACCGTGATCTCCAAGCCCAACGGATCAGCGGGGGAATACTTGTCTTCTTCTGTGAGTCGGTGGCAGAACCGTGGATCGAACCCGGATAGGTCGCTCATCCAGGCGTTCAAAACCATTGCTATAATGGCTGACAG GCTGGGTCTTGTTGCTACCATAAAG GATCGAGCAAATGAGATATATAAAAAGGTAGAAGATCAAAAGCCTCTTCGTGGGCGAAATCAAGATGCTATTTTAGCTGCTTGCCTTTACATTGCTTGTCGACAAGAGGATAAGCCACGGACCGTCAAAG AAATTTGCTCTGTTGCCAATGGGGCCaccaagaaggagattgggcgAGCAAAAGAGTTCATTGTGAAACAGCTAGAGGTAGAAATGGGGCAGTCTATGGAGATGGGAACAATTCACGCTGGCGATTTTTTG AGACGATTTTGTTCCCATCTGGGCATGACTAATCAAGCTGTGAAAGCGGCTCAAGAAGCCGTACAAAAATCGGAAGAGCTGGAT GAGAAGCCCCATATCCATCGCAGCTGCAGTAATATACATAATAACCCAGCTTTCAGATGA
- the LOC140803990 gene encoding ABC transporter G family member 12-like, producing MEIEITTSQATVDGNWDIEKGSTVEEHPIGAAAYLAWEDLTVILPSFGNGSTRRLLDGLTGYALPGRIMAVMGPSGSGKSTFLDSLTGRVSGQALITGNIYLNGRRRTLDFGLLAYVTQEDIFLGTLTVRETIKYSASLRLPTSTAKHDMDEIIENSILEMGLQDCADRLIGNWHLRGISGGEKKRLNIALEILTKPGLLLLDEPTSGLDSASAFFVIQALKNVASGGRTVISSIHQPSSEVYTLFDDLLLLSCGEMVYFGETKMTLEFFADAGFPCPSRRNPSDHFLRIINTDFDRVNKTLIGAQRIKDLKDNPSPLIKIATTEIRARLLHKYRSSKIAARVRTVVHKFSSSQGIDFAKTRGSQATWWKQLSTLINRSFTNMSRDFGYYWLRIIVYITVSICVGCVFYNVGHGTEYNALLARAACGGFVSGFMTFMTIGGFPSFIEEMKIFYKERLKGHYGVGVFILSNFISSFPFLVTMSFSSASITYFMVKYHSGLSHYMYATVDLLFCIAVVESCMMVVASIVPNFLMGVIVGAGFMGIMMATSGFFRRLPELPKPFWRFPVSYINYMTWGLQGAYKNDMIGVEFESPIFGQPKLKGEEVLYSVMGISQKHSKWWDLAVVIAILITYRLLFFCILKFKEKALPKFRAFYVKRTLQHIKKRPSFRNSSAFPSKRHNGHHSLSSQEGLNSPLY from the exons ATGGAGATAGAGATAACGACGAGTCAGGCAACTGTTGATGGAAACTGGGATATCGAAAAGGGATCTACTGTAGAAGAACATCCGATTGGGGCGGCAGCATATTTAGCATGGGAAGATTTAACAGTGATTTTACCAAGTTTTGGGAATGGATCCACGAGAAGATTGTTAGACGGGTTAACGGGTTATGCTCTTCCGGGTAGGATCATGGCTGTTATGGGTCCTTCTGGATCCGGGAAGTCCACATTTCTTGATTCTTTAACAG GCAGGGTTTCAGGTCAAGCACTTATCACTGGTAATATTTACCTTAATGGAAGGAGGAGGACACTAGATTTTGGTCTCCTC GCTTATGTAACTCAAGAAGACATTTTCTTGGGGACACTTACAGTAAGAGAAACCATAAAATACTCGGCCTCATTGAGACTACCAACCAGCACAGCAAAACATGACATGGATGAAATCATAGAAAATTCCATACTTGAAATGGGACTTCAAGACTGTGCTGATCGACTAATCGGAAACTGGCATTTGAGGGGCATAAGTGGCGGTGAAAAGAAGAGGCTGAATATAGCTTTGGAGATTTTAACAAAACCAGGTCTCTTGTTACTCGATGAACCGACCAGTGGTCTAGACAGCGCGTCTGCTTTTTTCGTGATTCAAGCTCTTAAGAATGTTGCATCTGGTGGGAGAACAGTGATTTCCTCCATCCACCAACCTAGCAGTGAGGTTTACACCCTCTTTGATGATCTTTTACTGTTGTCCTGCGGTGAAATGGTTTACTTCGGGGAAACCAAAATGACCTTAGAG TTCTTTGCTGATGCGGGATTCCCTTGTCCTAGTAGAAGAAACCCATCAGACCATTTTCTTCGTATTATAAACACAGACTTTGATCGTGTAAACAAAACTTTGATAGGAGCTCAAAGAATAAAA GATCTAAAAGATAATCCCAGCCCGCTCATTAAAATAGCAACTACAGAAATCAGAGCAAGGCTTCTTCATAAATATCGAAGCTCAAAAATCGCAGCAAGAGTGAGAACTGTAGTCCATAAATTCTCATCCTCT CAAGGAATTGATTTCGCAAAAACCAGAGGAAGCCAGGCAACATGGTGGAAGCAACTTTCAACTTTGATAAACAGATCTTTCACCAATATGTCTAGAGATTTTGGATATTACTGGTTAAGAATCATCGTATATATAACAGTGTCCATTTGTGTTGGCTGTGTCTTTTACAATGTTGGACATGGAACCGAGTATAATGCACTTCTAGCGAGGGCAGCATGTGGTGGATTTGTGTCGGGTTTCATGACATTCATGACTATTGGAGGATTTCCATCATTCATTGAAGAGATGAAG ATATTTTACAAAGAAAGGCTCAAAGGACATTATGGTGTTGGAGTGTTTATTCTTTCCAACTTCATCTCTTCGTTTCCATTCTTGGTAACAATGTCCTTTAGTTCAGCATCCATCACTTATTTCATGGTGAAGTATCACTCTGGCCTCTCCCACTATATGTACGCCACGGTCGACCTTTTATTTTGTATAGCAGTAGTTGAGAGCTGCATGATGGTAGTGGCTTCAATCGTTCCCAATTTTCTGATGGGGGTCATTGTAGGGGCAGGCTTTATG GGCATTATGATGGCAACATCTGGTTTTTTCCGGCGCCTTCCCGAGCTTCCAAAGCCATTTTGGAGATTCCCGGTTTCATATATTAATTACATGACATGGGGCTTACAG GGTGCGTATAAAAATGACATGATTGGGGTCGAGTTCGAATCCCCCATATTCGGTCAACCAAAACTGAAAGGAGAAGAAGTCCTCTATTCTGTGATGGGAATTTCACAAAAACACTCAAAATGGTGGGACTTAGCAGTGGTAATAGCCATTCTCATAACATACAGACTACTGTTCTTCTGTATTCTAAAATTCAAGGAGAAGGCTCTGCCAAAATTTCGAGCATTTTATGTGAAAAGAACTCTTCAGCATATCAAGAAGAGGCCTTCATTCAGAAATTCGTCGGCATTTCCTTCAAAGAGACATAACGGTCACCATTCCTTGTCTTCCCAAGAGGGTCTCAACTCTCCATTATATTAA